One window of the Trifolium pratense cultivar HEN17-A07 linkage group LG2, ARS_RC_1.1, whole genome shotgun sequence genome contains the following:
- the LOC123911525 gene encoding kunitz-type trypsin inhibitor-like 2 protein has product MKHVSSLTLSFLLFVFITNLSLAISNDDVEQVLDINGNAIFPGGEYYILPALRGPGGGGVRIGKTSNSKCPVTVLQDRREVRNGLPVKFTIPDISTGIIFTGTPIEIEFIKKPNCAESSKWLVFVDNVIQKACVGIGGPENYPGVQTLTGTFNIHKHESGFGYKLGFCVKGSPTCLDIGRYDHDEAGKRLNLTEHESYHVIFVEAASNEAEFIKSVV; this is encoded by the coding sequence ATGAAGCATGTTTCATCACTCACCCTTTCTTTCCTCCTCTTTGTTTTCATCACCAATCTTTCACTAGCAATTTCAAATGACGATGTTGAGCAAGTGCTGGACATAAATGGTAACGCCATCTTCCCAGGTGGCGAATACTACATTTTGCCAGCACTTCGCGGCCCAGGAGGCGGAGGAGTAAGGATAGGGAAAACTAGCAATTCAAAGTGTCCGGTTACTGTCCTACAAGATCGTAGAGAAGTTAGAAATGGTTTACCAGTGAAGTTCACTATACCAGATATAAGCACTGGTATAATATTCACTGGTACACCAATTGAGATCGAGTTCATTAAGAAGCCTAATTGTGCTGAATCATCAAAATGGTTGGTATTTGTCGATAATGTTATTCAAAAAGCCTGTGTTGGTATTGGTGGTCCGGAAAATTATCCTGGTGTGCAAACATTGACTGGCACATTTAATATTCATAAACATGAATCTGGATTTGGTTATAAACTTGGATTTTGTGTCAAGGGATCACCTACTTGTTTGGATATTGGGAGGTATGATCATGATGAAGCTGGAAAACGTTTGAATTTGACTGAACATGAGTCTTATCATGTTATCTTTGTTGAAGCTGCTTCTAATGAAGCTGAGTTTATTAAGTCTGTTGTTTAA
- the LOC123904871 gene encoding uncharacterized protein LOC123904871 produces the protein MAMEKWVSGTVIRFETSPTAIHGEVHFERLFWAFKPCIEGFAHCKPIVQVDGTFLTGKYKGTLLLAVAQDGNDHIFPVAYAIVEGETKDAWNFFLKHLRENVTPQENICLISDRHASIKSAFENPSTGWNHSSSHVYCIRHIAQNFMRAIKNRKLRKYAVNMGYAPSEPTFMYWRHKIAKKSPTALAWVDDLPKPKWTQAYDGGIRWGHMTSNLAEAMNSVFKDIRGLPITALVQATYYRMAKLFVTRGKQSAAVFASGQQYTEACQERISEAVHKSNSHVVNQFDRQNYTFIVEETEDPHEGRPMDIFKVELKEKMCDCGKFQALHLPCSHVIAACSHANLSYEPFIDDVYKAATVFAVYDRPFPAVRNQGLWPDYLGDVVCPRLDMKRTKRGRPKNSRIRTEMDEFEKRENRCGLCRVPGHKCHECPNAAGPSN, from the exons ATGGCAATGGAGAAATGGGTTAGTGGGACCGTTATCAGGTTCGAGACTAGTCCAACAGCCATCCATGGTGAAGTGCACTTCGAGCGTTTGTTTTGGGCTTTCAAACCGTGCATTGAAGGTTTTGCGCATTGTAAGCCAATTGTGCAAGTTGATGGTACGTTTTTGACTGGAAAATATAAGGGGACGTTGTTGTTGGCCGTCGCCCAAGATGGGAACGATCATATTTTCCCCGTCGCATACGCAATTGTGGAAGGGGAGACCAAGGATGCATGGAACTTCTTTCTTAAACATTTGAGAGAGAATGTCACTCCACAAGAAAATATCTGCTTGATTTCAGATAGGCATGCATCTATTAAAAGTGCTTTTGAAAACCCTTCAACTGGATGGAACCACTCTTCGTCGCATGTGTATTGCATTCGACACATCGCGCAGAACTTTATGAGGGCTatcaaaaacagaaaacttcGGAAATATGCTGTTAACATGG GGTATGCACCAAGCGAGCCTACATTCATGTACTGGCGGCATAAGATTGCGAAAAAAAGTCCAACGGCTTTGGCGTGGGTTGATGATCTCCCGAAACCAAAATGGACGCAAGCATATGATGGAGGTATCCGGTGGGGTCACATGACAAGTAATCTGGCTGAGGCAATGAACTCAGTGTTCAAGGATATCCGCGGGCTACCAATCACAGCTTTGGTCCAAGCAACATATTATAGGATGGCAAAACTTTTTGTAACACGAGGAAAGCAGTCAGCAGCTGTGTTTGCTTCTGGTCAACAGTATACTGAAGCGTGTCAGGAAAGGATTTCAGAGGCAGTGCATAAGTCAAACTCACATGTAGTCAACCAGTTTGATCGGcaaaattatacatttataGTGGAGGAAACTGAGGATCCCCATGAAGGCCGACCAATGGATATTTTTAAAGTagagttgaaagaaaaaatgtgtGACTGTGGAAAGTTCCAGGCTTTACATTTGCCTTGTTCGCATGTTATTGCTGCTTGTTCTCATGCTAACCTTTCCTATGAACCATTCATTGATGATGTCTACAAAGCTGCCACTGTATTTGCTGTGTATGACAGACCCTTCCCAGCAGTTCGAAACCAGGGTTTGTGGCCTGATTATTTAGGTGACGTTGTTTGCCCCCGCCTCGATATGAAAAGAACTAAGAGAGGACGTCCAAAAAATTCTCGTATTAGAACTGAAATGGACGAGTTCGAAAAAAGAGAGAATCGTTGTGGCTTATGTCGGGTGCCGGGTCATAAGTGTCATGAATGTCCTAATGCAGCCGGACCCtcaaattaa
- the LOC123911524 gene encoding kunitz-type trypsin inhibitor-like 2 protein, translated as MKFVCSSLTLSFLLFAFVTNLSPSFTYNNGFPILNTAFEPIHPYGSYYIIPTFFGVRSGRLKLEKTGDSKCPVTILEEDFNNTHYLPVKFTKLVDTEFDEIVTGTPIEIEFTRNKPDCVESTKWLIFIDNVINKFCVGIGGPENYPGMQIVNGTFNIQRYGSSYNFVFCVDGSSAFCSDIGFYNNGEGGGRLILTDQKISAFVFSETYSYEDGNIRSVA; from the coding sequence ATGAAGTTTGTTTGTTCTTCACTCACCCTTTCCTTCCTACTTTTTGCTTTCGTCACCAATCTTTCACCATCTTTCACATATAACAATGGTTTCCCAATATTGAACACAGCATTTGAGCCAATTCATCCATATGGTAGTTACTATATTATCCCAACTTTTTTTGGCGTTCGTAGTGGAAGAttaaaactagaaaaaactGGTGATTCAAAATGTCCAGTTACTATCTTAGAAGAAGATTTTAATAATACTCATTATTTACCAGTAAAATTCACCAAATTAGTAGATACAGAATTCGACGAGATAGTGACTGGGACACCGATTGAGATTGAGTTCACAAGGAACAAACCTGATTGTGTTGAATCAACAAAATGGTTGATATTTATTGATAATgttattaataaattttgtgTTGGCATTGGTGGTCCAGAAAATTATCCTGGTATGCAAATAGTGAATGGCACATTTAATATTCAGAGATATGGTTCTTcatataattttgtattttgtgtTGATGGATCTAGTGCTTTTTGTTCGGATATTGGGTTTTATAATAATGGTGAAGGTGGAGGACGTTTGATTTTGACTGACCAAAAGATTTCTGCTTTTGTTTTTTCAGAGACTTATTCTTATGAAGATGGAAATATTAGATCTGTTGCTTGA